One window of Candidatus Woesearchaeota archaeon genomic DNA carries:
- a CDS encoding site-specific integrase, with the protein MEQTDFARILTRYLADFLPGQRNLSSNTIKSYRDTFKQLLLYLRQEHEIRPECITFRDITIDKIKGFLVWLEKTRNVSINTRNQRLAAIHSFYRYAPAECPELLYVSQKILGVPFKKRHYSTIDYLTKDILKFLLEQPDISTKKGRRDLVMMATLYDTGARVQELIDLKVTDVRLTKPATITLTGKGNKKRCVPLMDKTHHILQAYMEENHLLGNGRQQSPLFHNSRYQSFSRPGITYVLNKYFKMVKQNHPEAVFPEAIHPHMMRHTKALHLLEAGVNLIYIRDLLGHVSVTTTEIYLRADTELKRAALESAYPEVVSKDIPVWTEDTDLLHWLKEFCR; encoded by the coding sequence GATACATTTAAACAGCTTCTCCTTTATCTTCGTCAGGAGCATGAAATCAGACCTGAGTGCATAACATTTAGGGATATCACTATTGATAAGATTAAAGGATTCCTGGTCTGGCTTGAGAAAACCCGAAATGTAAGCATTAATACCAGGAATCAGAGGCTGGCAGCCATACATAGTTTTTACAGGTATGCACCGGCAGAATGTCCCGAACTACTTTATGTAAGCCAGAAAATCCTTGGAGTTCCTTTTAAAAAAAGGCATTATTCTACCATTGATTACCTGACAAAAGATATCTTAAAATTCCTACTGGAACAACCTGATATATCCACAAAAAAGGGGCGACGTGATTTAGTTATGATGGCAACTCTTTATGACACAGGTGCACGGGTACAGGAACTGATCGACCTAAAAGTGACAGATGTCAGGCTAACAAAACCTGCAACTATCACACTAACCGGGAAAGGTAACAAAAAGAGATGTGTTCCCTTGATGGATAAAACCCACCATATCCTGCAGGCATATATGGAAGAAAACCATCTATTGGGGAACGGCAGGCAGCAAAGTCCGCTTTTCCATAACAGCCGATATCAGTCTTTTTCAAGGCCCGGAATCACATATGTTTTAAACAAATATTTTAAAATGGTAAAGCAGAATCATCCCGAAGCAGTTTTTCCAGAAGCAATTCATCCACATATGATGCGCCATACAAAAGCACTCCATCTGCTGGAAGCAGGAGTGAATCTGATATACATCCGTGATCTACTTGGCCATGTTAGCGTTACTACTACAGAAATTTATCTTAGAGCAGATACTGAGTTAAAGAGGGCTGCATTGGAATCTGCATATCCAGAAGTAGTTTCCAAAGATATACCTGTGTGGACGGAAGATACAGACCTTCTGCATTGGCTGAAAGAATTCTGCAGGTAA